In Nostoc edaphicum CCNP1411, the sequence TAAAGAAGTTTCCAATCAAAGTGAGTTGGAACGTACCGCTGAAGACAAACCTAAGCGGGGTATCCCCACAGGTGGTAAGGCAATTAACCCATTTACAGGCGAGGAAGTGCCTATTTGGATTGCTGACTATGTACTGTACGAGTATGGTACTGGGGCAGTGATGGGTGTACCGGCACATGATGTTCGGGATTTTAAGTTTGCCAAAAATTACGATTTGCCGATTGATTTTGTCATTGTTTCCCCAGATGATGTGGCAGGTTTTGACTTAACTCCAACATCAGAGAATGATGAAGTCACGCAACTCATCCAAATTGAATATAACCAGGCATACACTGAACCAGGAATTTTAATTAATTCTGGGGCTTTTACTGGTATGGCTTCCACAGAGGCTAAACAAGCAATAATTGAATACGCCGAACAACAAGGTTTTGGTAAAGTGCGGGTGCAATATCGCTTGCGGGATTGGTTAATTTCGCGGCAGCGTTATTGGGGCGCACCCATACCTGTAATTCACTGTCCCAACTGTGGGATAGTGCCAGTTCCTGATAAAGATTTGCCAGTAGAGTTGCCAGAAGAGGTTGAATTTACTGGACGTGGCGGTTCACCTTTGACTCAGTTGGAAAGCTGGGTAAATGTGCCTTGTCCGACTTGTGGCACTCCAGCGAAGCGGGAAACTGACACGATGGATACTTTTATTGATTCCTCGTGGTACTTCTTGCGCTTCCCTGACGCTAAAAATGAACAACAGGTTTTCGATTCCAGTAAAATTAACGACTGGATGCCAGTTGACCAGTATGTGGGTGGAATTGAACACGCAATTTTACATTTGTTGTATTCGCGGTTCTTTACTAAGGTTCTGCGGGACAGAGGGTTACTGAACTTTGACGAACCCTTCCAACGCCTGTTAACTCAAGGTATGGTACAGGGTTTAACTTACCTAAATCCCAAAAAGGGTGGTAAAGATAAATGGATTCCCTCTAATCTAGTAAATTCAGCCGACCCCCGTGACCCCCAGACAGGTGAACCGCTGCAACGTCTCTATGCCACCATGTCTAAATCAAAGGGCAACGGTGTAGCGCCAGAAGATGTAATTTCCAAATACGGTGTAGATACAGCGCGGATGTTCATCTTGTTCAAAGCGCCACCAGAAAAAGATTTGGAATGGGATGAAGCCGATGTGGAAGGACAATCCCGCTTTTTAAATCGGGTTTGGCGTTTGGTGACAGATTATATTGCGGCTGGGGTATCCCGTAAAAAAGCTCAACTCTCTGATTTAACTAAAGCAGAAAAGGAATTACGGCGGGCAATTCATACGGCTATTCAAGCAGTAACGGAAGACGTGGAAGATGAATATCAATTCAACACAGCGATTTCAGAATTGATGAAGCTGAGTAACGCCTTAACTGATGCTGACGGCACAAATTCACCAATTTATGCAGAAGGTATTCGGACTTTGGTGGTTTTACTAGCACCATTTGCACCACACATTGCTGATGAATTGTGGCATTTATTGGGTGAAAGTGATTCAGTTCATACTCAAACTTGGCCATCATTTGACCC encodes:
- the leuS gene encoding leucine--tRNA ligase codes for the protein MDSRYNPAAIEEKWQKTWIELGLDQTPTASNKPKFYALSMFPYPSGSLHMGHVRNYTITDVIARLKRMQGYRVIHPMGWDAFGLPAENAAIDRGVPPAKWTYQNMAQMRQQLQRLGLSIDWECELATCSPDYYKWTQWIFLQFLQAGLAYQKEAAVNWDPIDQTVLANEQVDNEGRSWRSGAIVERKLLRQWFFKITDYAEELLNDLHKLTGWPERVKSMQANWIGKSTGAYLEFPIVGIDEKIGVYTTRPDTVYGVSYLVLAPEHPLTKRVTTKEQQAAVEVFIKEVSNQSELERTAEDKPKRGIPTGGKAINPFTGEEVPIWIADYVLYEYGTGAVMGVPAHDVRDFKFAKNYDLPIDFVIVSPDDVAGFDLTPTSENDEVTQLIQIEYNQAYTEPGILINSGAFTGMASTEAKQAIIEYAEQQGFGKVRVQYRLRDWLISRQRYWGAPIPVIHCPNCGIVPVPDKDLPVELPEEVEFTGRGGSPLTQLESWVNVPCPTCGTPAKRETDTMDTFIDSSWYFLRFPDAKNEQQVFDSSKINDWMPVDQYVGGIEHAILHLLYSRFFTKVLRDRGLLNFDEPFQRLLTQGMVQGLTYLNPKKGGKDKWIPSNLVNSADPRDPQTGEPLQRLYATMSKSKGNGVAPEDVISKYGVDTARMFILFKAPPEKDLEWDEADVEGQSRFLNRVWRLVTDYIAAGVSRKKAQLSDLTKAEKELRRAIHTAIQAVTEDVEDEYQFNTAISELMKLSNALTDADGTNSPIYAEGIRTLVVLLAPFAPHIADELWHLLGESDSVHTQTWPSFDPVALVADEITLVIQVMGKTRGSIQVPAQADKAALEKYARESEIAQRYIEGKEIKKVIVVPGKLVNFVVG